In one Rutidosis leptorrhynchoides isolate AG116_Rl617_1_P2 chromosome 8, CSIRO_AGI_Rlap_v1, whole genome shotgun sequence genomic region, the following are encoded:
- the LOC139862325 gene encoding uncharacterized protein, producing the protein MGFLKDERSKKALRGFKTLFFLVTMIISFLFFSAPILFAVADALLPTALLSASLSSPADSPFPDPSPAFSFFQTLSSHLINYDFRYSLIDIPIISIFRSAIILCVYGLCDGPGLSRGPYLTITTFCSVVSLLFVSVKAAYVFGGSSSGFTAADVALFGCSLSLAVAHIVVAYRTSCRERRKLLVYKIDIEAVSTFKNGFPRYSKILQDERIKVKVQN; encoded by the exons atggGGTTTTTAAAAGATGAAAGAAGTAAGAAAGCTTTAAGAGGATTTAAAACCCTCTTCTTTTTAGTAACCATGATTATATCATTTCTGTTTTTTTCTGCTCCGATACTATTCGCCGTCGCCGATGCTTTACTTCCGACAGCTCTGTTATCAGCTTCTCTATCTTCTCCGGCCGATTCTCCGTTCCCTGATCCCTCACCGGCGTTCTCGTTCTTCCAAACTTTGTCTTCTCATTTAATCAATTACGATTTCCGGTACTCGTTGATTGATATTCCGATAATTTCGATCTTCCGATCAGCCATCATTTTAT GTGTGTACGGATTATGTGATGGACCGGGATTATCAAGGGGACCGTATTTAACAATAACGACGTTTTGTTCGGTCGTTTCGTTGTTGTTTGTATCGGTGAAAGCGGCTTATGTGTTTGGTGGGAGTAGTAGTGGTTTCACGGCTGCTGACGTGGCGTTGTTTGGTTGTTCGTTGTCGTTGGCCGTCGCGCATATCGTGGTGGCGTACCGGACGAGCTGTAGAGAACGACGGAAGCTTCTTGTTTATAAAATTGACATTGAAGCT GTGTCCACATTCAAGAATGGGTTTCCAAGGTACTCAAAGATTCTTCAAGATGAACGGATCAAAGTGAAAGTGCAAAACTAA
- the LOC139864855 gene encoding uncharacterized protein, which translates to MAGKLAPEKRHSFFHGSQKVFEWDQTLDEVNMYITLPNGVPSKLVYCKIQSKHVEVGIKGNPPYMNHDLASHVKTDSSFWTIEDDILHITLQKRDKGQTWSSPIAGQGQLDPYATDLEQKRLMLQRFQEENPGFDFSQAQFSGNCPDPRTFMGGIRTD; encoded by the exons ATGGCGGGGAAATTGGCACCTGAAAAGCGTCACAGTTTCTTCCATGGAA GTCAGAAGGTATTTGAATGGGATCAAACGCTAGATGAGGTGAATATGTACATCACTTTGCCTAATGGAGTTCCATCAAAACTGGTTTACTGCAAAATTCAGTCTAAACATGTTGAAGTTGGAATCAAAGGCAATCCTCCTTACATGAAT CATGACTTGGCTTCACATGTGAAGACTGATTCTTCGTTTTGGACTATCG AGGATGATATATTGCACATTACTTTGCAAAAAAGGGATAAAGGTCAAACATGGTCGTCTCCTATAGCAGGTCAAGGTCAGCTTGACCCATATGCCACTGATCTCGAACAGAAACGTCTCATGCTTCAGAGGTTTCAGGAGGAG AATCCAGGATTTGACTTCTCTCAGGCTCAGTTTTCAGGGAACTGTCCTGATCCAAGAACATTCATGGGTGGCATTAGAACTGATTAG